The proteins below are encoded in one region of candidate division WOR-3 bacterium:
- the polA gene encoding DNA polymerase I yields the protein MKRLVLIDGHSVLYRSFFAFIRNPLRNSRGENTSAPFGFANTIRKVIKELKPDLCAVVFDAPGKTFREELFTEYKAQRPKVPDELKASIPVVKEMVQAWGVKVFEVPGVEADDVIGTIAEQGKEQEIEVVVVSSDKDLLQLVDERVKVYDPWKEQFLTPAEVKEKLGVSPEQVPEFLALAGDTVDNIPGVPGVGPKRALDILLKYGGLDEALQRDERLKSYQDVVKTSKQLAVIRCDAPVEFNWEDLKLKEMDREKLVEIYRRLEFNSLLQELTGNEVSGNGEFEGLKVVEFGTEPLAQILTNRVCGLFFERDKGVWVYGPDRTALCVPIQEPEALVRLGSARDVVFAGFELKGMVKEIMKMGIEELGAFFDVGVGAWLLDPNRKRFEVSDVSAQILGQPIRADSGAEKAALAYKIYQALLPQIQAMGLEPVARELEMPLIFVLARMERRGVKIDINFLARLEQELVEEQKMVERRIHDLAGVVFNVGSPKQLGQVLFERLKLPRGRRTKTGYSTGSDVLTELVEAHPIVKEVLRYRELDKLISTYLNPLRGLAEKKTQRVYTNFNQTGTSTGRLSSSEPNLQNIPIRGELGRKVRRAFVADEGMVLISADYSQIELRILAHFTEDERLIELFEQDEDIHVATAAAILNIPIEAVTEEHRRIAKMVNYGIIYGMGDWGLSSRMDIPVEQARAFIEEYYRKFPGVAKWRERAFDEAQRQGFVRTIAGRIRPVPGVMSPDRQTAEAAQRAALNAPMQGSAADIMKKAMIAIDRRMREMGFEGGIILQIHDELVVEVEEARLDEAREIVKMEMEGAWRLRVPLVVEIGVGRNWGEAH from the coding sequence GTGAAACGGCTTGTTCTGATTGATGGACATTCGGTGTTATACCGCAGTTTTTTTGCTTTTATCCGGAATCCGTTGCGAAATTCTCGGGGCGAGAACACTTCGGCGCCATTTGGATTTGCCAATACCATTCGCAAGGTAATTAAGGAGTTGAAACCGGACTTATGTGCGGTGGTTTTTGATGCTCCGGGTAAAACATTCCGGGAAGAACTCTTTACTGAGTACAAGGCACAGCGACCCAAGGTTCCAGATGAACTGAAAGCGTCAATTCCGGTGGTTAAGGAGATGGTTCAAGCCTGGGGCGTTAAGGTTTTTGAGGTGCCGGGGGTGGAGGCGGATGATGTCATCGGTACCATCGCTGAGCAGGGTAAAGAGCAGGAGATTGAGGTAGTGGTGGTGAGCTCTGATAAAGATTTGCTTCAACTGGTGGACGAAAGGGTAAAGGTCTATGACCCGTGGAAGGAGCAGTTTTTGACCCCAGCGGAGGTAAAGGAGAAGCTGGGTGTGAGTCCGGAGCAAGTACCGGAATTTTTAGCCCTTGCCGGCGATACAGTTGATAATATTCCCGGAGTTCCCGGAGTCGGGCCGAAACGGGCACTTGATATTCTGTTAAAGTACGGCGGACTGGACGAAGCGCTGCAGCGTGATGAGCGGTTAAAGAGTTATCAGGATGTGGTAAAGACAAGTAAGCAACTAGCGGTTATCAGGTGCGATGCGCCTGTAGAGTTCAACTGGGAAGATTTGAAGTTGAAAGAAATGGACCGGGAAAAGCTGGTAGAGATTTATCGCCGGCTTGAGTTCAATTCTCTTTTACAGGAACTCACGGGTAATGAAGTTTCCGGAAATGGGGAGTTTGAGGGTTTAAAGGTGGTGGAGTTTGGAACTGAACCGCTGGCCCAGATTTTAACGAATCGGGTTTGTGGACTGTTTTTTGAGCGCGATAAAGGGGTTTGGGTTTACGGCCCGGATAGAACGGCGCTGTGTGTGCCGATTCAGGAGCCAGAAGCTTTGGTGCGGCTGGGTTCGGCAAGAGATGTGGTCTTTGCCGGGTTTGAATTGAAGGGGATGGTAAAAGAGATTATGAAGATGGGAATTGAAGAGCTGGGCGCGTTCTTTGATGTTGGAGTGGGCGCGTGGCTCTTGGACCCGAATCGGAAACGGTTTGAGGTGAGTGATGTGAGTGCCCAGATTTTAGGGCAGCCGATACGTGCCGATAGTGGAGCAGAAAAGGCGGCGCTTGCCTATAAGATTTATCAGGCACTGTTACCGCAGATTCAGGCGATGGGGTTGGAGCCGGTTGCCCGCGAACTGGAGATGCCTCTTATTTTTGTGCTCGCCCGGATGGAGCGGCGGGGGGTTAAGATTGATATAAACTTCCTTGCCCGACTGGAACAGGAGCTGGTTGAAGAACAGAAAATGGTCGAAAGAAGGATACACGATTTAGCCGGGGTCGTATTTAATGTTGGTTCACCAAAGCAGTTAGGTCAGGTGCTCTTTGAGCGGTTGAAACTGCCGCGGGGCAGACGAACCAAGACCGGCTACTCTACCGGTTCTGATGTGTTAACAGAACTGGTTGAGGCGCACCCAATTGTTAAGGAGGTTTTACGCTATCGGGAACTGGATAAATTAATTTCTACCTATCTTAATCCTCTGCGGGGACTGGCAGAGAAAAAGACGCAGCGGGTTTACACCAATTTTAACCAGACCGGAACAAGTACCGGACGGTTGTCCAGTTCTGAGCCCAATTTGCAAAACATCCCGATTCGGGGCGAGCTGGGGCGGAAAGTGCGGCGGGCGTTTGTTGCAGATGAAGGGATGGTGTTAATCTCAGCCGATTATTCTCAGATTGAATTGCGCATCCTCGCCCATTTTACCGAAGACGAGCGATTGATTGAACTGTTTGAACAGGATGAAGACATTCATGTGGCAACGGCAGCGGCGATATTGAACATTCCGATTGAGGCGGTAACTGAAGAGCATCGCCGGATTGCCAAGATGGTAAACTACGGAATTATTTACGGTATGGGGGATTGGGGACTTTCGTCAAGGATGGACATTCCAGTGGAGCAGGCGCGGGCGTTCATTGAAGAGTATTACCGTAAGTTCCCCGGGGTGGCAAAGTGGCGTGAGCGGGCGTTTGATGAAGCGCAGCGCCAGGGTTTTGTGCGCACAATCGCCGGACGTATAAGGCCGGTACCAGGGGTTATGAGTCCGGACCGTCAAACTGCTGAGGCGGCGCAACGGGCGGCACTGAATGCGCCGATGCAGGGGTCAGCAGCCGATATTATGAAGAAAGCGATGATTGCCATTGACCGGCGGATGCGGGAAATGGGTTTTGAAGGAGGAATTATTCTACAGATTCACGACGAACTGGTTGTCGAGGTGGAGGAGGCGCGGCTCGATGAAGCCAGGGAAATTGTGAAGATGGAGATGGAGGGTGCGTGGCGGTTACGTGTGCCTCTGGTCGTGGAGATTGGGGTCGGGAGAAATTGGGGTGAGGCGCATTAA
- a CDS encoding flavodoxin family protein yields the protein MTAKKKILVLEGSPRRGNTEIVTDWVLKGLGKKGVEVNRLRVCDLNINGCQECEGCLDYKDKAGCQQEDDMLEIYDLMIDSDLIIWTSPIFCWGITSQLKAVVDRCFALLNGENLLKGTKWAVVLTAGGDHFDGADLAVEMFRRLAEFGKVNYLGQFVAINCSRPQQLKKNRYFATEAQRFGKELRAALIK from the coding sequence ATGACCGCAAAGAAAAAAATTTTAGTTCTTGAAGGTAGCCCGCGGCGGGGCAATACTGAAATTGTCACCGACTGGGTACTTAAAGGACTGGGTAAAAAGGGGGTCGAGGTTAATCGTCTCCGGGTGTGTGACTTGAACATCAACGGCTGTCAGGAGTGTGAAGGCTGCCTCGACTACAAAGACAAAGCCGGCTGCCAGCAAGAAGATGATATGCTTGAAATTTACGACCTGATGATTGACAGCGACTTAATCATCTGGACCAGTCCGATTTTCTGCTGGGGTATTACCAGCCAGCTCAAGGCGGTTGTTGACCGCTGTTTTGCCCTACTGAACGGCGAAAACCTCCTGAAAGGAACTAAATGGGCGGTGGTTTTGACTGCTGGAGGTGACCATTTCGACGGTGCCGACCTTGCCGTTGAAATGTTCCGGCGATTAGCCGAGTTTGGTAAGGTGAATTACCTCGGACAATTTGTCGCCATTAACTGCTCCCGTCCCCAGCAACTGAAGAAAAACCGTTACTTTGCCACCGAAGCCCAGCGCTTTGGCAAAGAACTGCGCGCGGCATTAATCAAGTAG
- a CDS encoding flippase codes for MGLPAENEIDHPVSASRRIIQNTLFLAIADVVNKAMMFVFYLVAARHLSVEQFGVLSFATTFVTMWSVFSDLGLGVVSARELARDRIEGRRQVNIALTIKLVATLLVIGLIVAVVNLMNLDNEKIRVVYIATIFVLQTAFTTYFASVFQGVEKMHFTTLSRILQGVVLVAGVFVLRTGPARVESYTWLYVLAGLVSVLFAAGAAYVLIRPAFDFHIKRWWRVLKEALPIGLAIILVSFYYWNGTTFLTKFSGDQAVGAYSAAFRVVWGTLFITLSFSASIYPFFSRLYVADPTRLSEVLKQALRYITVLTLPVGGFGTLLAKPIVFLLYGTKYNAAVTPFMILVWWSVAASFSSILSNYFIAINRASEMTIQSGLSLGVNLLGNILLIPRYGAIGAAVSITAAEFAGVLYLWLRHLGTPYRVTVGSFLSILIRAIATLVLAVVVAWLLGRYNIWAAVLVGVVLYAFLLMLTGVFSKNDIKFIEKLIGKRVRQEN; via the coding sequence GTGGGTTTACCGGCCGAGAATGAGATTGATCATCCGGTCAGTGCCAGCCGGCGCATAATCCAGAACACATTATTTCTTGCCATCGCTGATGTCGTGAACAAAGCGATGATGTTTGTTTTTTATCTCGTTGCCGCACGCCATTTAAGTGTCGAACAGTTTGGTGTATTATCTTTTGCCACCACCTTTGTGACGATGTGGTCGGTCTTTTCAGACCTCGGGCTTGGTGTGGTAAGTGCCCGTGAACTTGCCCGAGACCGGATTGAAGGTCGACGACAGGTTAATATTGCTTTGACAATTAAACTCGTTGCCACTTTACTGGTCATCGGATTGATTGTCGCGGTGGTTAATCTGATGAACCTGGACAACGAGAAAATCCGGGTTGTCTATATCGCGACAATTTTTGTTCTTCAGACCGCTTTTACTACCTATTTTGCCAGTGTGTTTCAAGGGGTGGAAAAGATGCATTTCACCACTTTGAGTCGAATTTTGCAAGGGGTGGTTCTGGTCGCCGGGGTTTTTGTGCTGCGCACCGGTCCGGCACGGGTTGAGAGCTATACCTGGCTTTATGTTCTTGCCGGTCTGGTTTCGGTGTTGTTTGCTGCGGGCGCGGCTTATGTGCTAATTCGCCCCGCTTTCGATTTTCATATCAAGCGCTGGTGGAGGGTGCTGAAAGAAGCATTACCTATCGGGTTGGCAATAATTTTGGTTTCTTTTTACTACTGGAACGGAACCACATTTCTCACCAAATTTAGTGGGGACCAGGCGGTGGGCGCTTACAGCGCGGCATTTCGGGTTGTCTGGGGTACACTGTTCATTACCCTTTCTTTTTCAGCAAGTATCTACCCATTTTTTTCCCGATTGTATGTAGCGGACCCCACGCGGCTAAGTGAAGTTTTAAAACAGGCATTGCGGTATATTACGGTTCTTACGCTGCCGGTTGGAGGATTCGGAACGCTTCTGGCGAAACCGATTGTCTTCTTACTGTACGGAACAAAATACAATGCGGCGGTTACACCATTTATGATTCTGGTCTGGTGGAGTGTTGCCGCCAGTTTTAGTTCAATACTTTCTAATTACTTCATTGCCATTAATCGTGCTTCGGAAATGACCATACAGTCAGGTTTATCACTCGGGGTTAATTTACTGGGGAATATTCTTTTGATTCCTCGATACGGTGCGATAGGTGCCGCGGTTTCGATTACCGCCGCAGAGTTTGCCGGAGTACTGTATTTATGGTTGAGGCATTTAGGGACACCATACCGGGTTACTGTAGGCAGCTTTCTGTCGATACTTATTAGGGCAATTGCGACATTGGTGCTGGCGGTAGTAGTTGCATGGTTGTTAGGGCGGTACAACATCTGGGCCGCGGTTTTAGTTGGAGTGGTGCTTTATGCCTTTTTGCTGATGCTCACCGGTGTCTTTTCGAAAAACGATATTAAGTTTATCGAGAAATTGATAGGGAAAAGGGTTAGGCAGGAGAATTAA
- the wecB gene encoding UDP-N-acetylglucosamine 2-epimerase (non-hydrolyzing), which yields MAPVIQELKRFKSLFKTLVVVTAQHREMLDRVLKVFGIKPDYDLGVMRENQSLTDVTVRVLRRLEPVLKKEKPAVVLVQGDATSAFAAALAAYYQKIPIGHIEAGLRTNDKYAPFPEEANRRFITTIADYHFAPTEWARQNLLQEGVDPHRVYVTGNTVIDALYWIRKKQKRRSQQQSSRRVLLLTLHRRESFGKPLMAICRAILLLVERNPDIEVVYPVHPNPNVQLPVKTILGKRERIRLVAPMDYPDLVRVMEQAYLVMTDSGGITEEAPALGKPVLILRDKTERPEAVRAGVARLVGTDPKRVVAETERLLRSRVAYRRMQGKGSPYGDGRAAQRIRKLLLKALVSRGDCGAPGSQ from the coding sequence ATGGCGCCGGTGATACAGGAGTTGAAGCGGTTCAAAAGTTTGTTCAAAACATTGGTGGTGGTTACGGCACAACACCGGGAAATGCTTGACCGGGTTTTGAAAGTTTTTGGTATCAAACCTGATTACGACCTTGGTGTTATGCGGGAAAACCAGAGTTTAACCGATGTGACGGTGCGAGTGTTGAGGCGACTGGAACCCGTTTTGAAAAAGGAAAAACCTGCGGTGGTATTGGTTCAGGGAGACGCAACAAGCGCATTTGCCGCGGCGCTTGCTGCATATTACCAGAAGATACCAATTGGGCACATTGAAGCAGGGTTGCGTACTAACGACAAGTATGCTCCCTTTCCGGAAGAGGCAAATCGGCGGTTTATTACAACTATTGCCGATTATCATTTTGCCCCTACTGAGTGGGCGCGGCAAAATCTCTTGCAGGAAGGGGTTGACCCGCACCGGGTTTATGTAACGGGCAATACGGTAATTGATGCTCTGTACTGGATTCGGAAGAAGCAAAAACGCCGAAGCCAGCAACAAAGTAGCCGGCGGGTTTTGCTGCTGACACTGCATCGCCGGGAGAGTTTTGGGAAGCCACTGATGGCGATTTGTCGAGCGATTTTGTTATTGGTGGAACGTAATCCCGATATCGAGGTGGTCTATCCGGTTCATCCTAACCCCAATGTCCAGCTGCCGGTTAAGACGATTTTAGGAAAAAGGGAGCGCATTCGACTGGTGGCACCGATGGACTATCCGGATTTGGTACGTGTTATGGAGCAGGCTTATCTTGTAATGACCGACTCGGGTGGCATCACTGAGGAGGCTCCTGCCCTTGGTAAGCCGGTGCTGATTTTAAGAGACAAGACCGAAAGGCCTGAGGCGGTCAGAGCTGGGGTTGCGAGACTGGTAGGAACTGACCCGAAGAGAGTCGTGGCGGAAACTGAGAGGTTGTTGCGTTCGCGCGTTGCTTATCGGCGAATGCAGGGAAAGGGCAGTCCTTATGGAGATGGCAGGGCAGCCCAACGAATTCGAAAGTTGCTTTTAAAGGCGTTGGTGTCACGCGGAGATTGCGGCGCACCTGGCTCGCAATGA